In Xylanibacter ruminicola 23, a single genomic region encodes these proteins:
- a CDS encoding DUF6242 domain-containing protein, which yields MKRYISTLCMMLAGALLMTSCLKDENDDTTQYYNNTAITQFKLSCVNRYVHTTTSAGADSVYKKTLSDPVVFTIDQAQRKIYNTDSLPSDVDLNHVLATISSLNSGTVVVNYPDKNGEDSLLYYSSTDSIDFTKLKDLRVYAQSGNSYRTYAVSINVHQAETNKMIWEQKTAADLPTDAKKALWEQKAAAAGMKQLLGYGTAEGYAFGTDGMLMVSKDNGDTWAADMLDDDAAWLPTDNIAFASWAFAANDSTDYQMLIGTNDKSDKACMVWRKIAEYAHNSLPSRWVLIPIEEYSGYYLPKMENLNLVRFNNVVLAIGNDKNIYVSRDQGITWKTTTKYTLPDALGTNNLTAITDDNGYLWLVGKDTGEVWRGLIIE from the coding sequence ATGAAAAGATATATTTCTACGCTTTGCATGATGCTGGCGGGTGCCCTGCTGATGACTTCGTGCCTGAAGGACGAGAACGACGACACCACCCAGTATTACAACAACACGGCTATTACACAGTTCAAGCTGTCGTGTGTAAATCGTTATGTACATACCACAACTTCGGCAGGTGCGGATTCTGTTTACAAGAAAACGTTGAGCGACCCTGTTGTATTCACCATCGATCAGGCACAGCGCAAGATATATAATACCGACTCGCTGCCATCGGATGTTGACTTGAACCACGTTCTGGCCACAATCAGCAGCCTTAACTCTGGTACGGTGGTAGTAAACTACCCAGATAAGAACGGCGAAGACTCACTGCTCTACTACAGCAGTACCGACTCGATCGACTTTACCAAGCTGAAAGACCTGCGTGTATACGCACAGAGCGGTAACAGCTATCGCACTTATGCTGTATCAATCAACGTACACCAGGCCGAGACAAATAAGATGATTTGGGAGCAGAAGACTGCTGCCGACCTGCCTACCGATGCTAAGAAAGCCCTTTGGGAACAGAAAGCTGCTGCAGCAGGTATGAAACAGTTGTTAGGCTATGGCACAGCCGAGGGATATGCATTTGGCACCGACGGTATGCTGATGGTAAGTAAGGACAACGGCGACACATGGGCTGCAGATATGCTCGACGATGATGCAGCCTGGCTGCCAACAGATAATATCGCCTTTGCTTCGTGGGCCTTTGCTGCCAACGATTCTACCGATTACCAGATGTTGATAGGCACCAACGACAAGAGCGATAAAGCTTGTATGGTATGGCGCAAGATAGCAGAATATGCCCATAACAGTCTGCCTTCAAGATGGGTGCTCATTCCTATCGAGGAATACAGCGGTTACTATCTGCCTAAGATGGAGAACCTGAACCTGGTACGCTTTAACAACGTGGTTCTGGCTATCGGCAACGACAAGAACATTTACGTAAGTCGCGATCAGGGCATCACCTGGAAAACGACAACGAAATATACATTACCCGATGCTTTGGGCACCAATAATCTCACCGCCATCACCGACGACAACGGCTATCTCTGGCTGGTAGGCAAGGATACCGGTGAAGTATGGCGAGGCCTTATTATTGAATAA
- a CDS encoding DUF6089 family protein — protein sequence MKKLLAVIFALAITMAASAQDEPEYKMEIGAGVGLVSYVGDYNSNPLKGMQPWLALVAKYRLDPRVAIAFDLGTGKLKGKAETITNGYEFSHNVTEADVRLEYNFWPYGTGYEYRGARRFTPFITIGAGASFYGGPEKGATMNMPIGAGIKYKIGNRLNLTAEWAMRFTLSDKLDGSKDPLGIKSSGLFKNTDGYSVLQIALTYDLWEKCKTCNNDRY from the coding sequence GTGAAAAAGCTGCTGGCAGTAATCTTCGCACTGGCCATAACGATGGCCGCCTCTGCTCAGGACGAGCCTGAGTACAAGATGGAGATAGGTGCCGGTGTAGGCTTGGTAAGCTATGTAGGCGACTACAACAGCAATCCACTGAAAGGAATGCAGCCTTGGCTGGCATTAGTAGCCAAATACCGACTGGATCCACGTGTGGCCATAGCCTTTGATTTAGGCACAGGCAAGCTGAAAGGCAAAGCCGAAACAATAACCAATGGCTACGAGTTCAGTCACAATGTAACCGAGGCTGACGTACGATTGGAATACAACTTCTGGCCGTATGGAACAGGTTATGAATACCGAGGCGCAAGGCGCTTTACACCATTTATCACCATAGGTGCAGGCGCAAGCTTTTATGGCGGACCAGAGAAAGGAGCAACGATGAACATGCCAATAGGCGCAGGCATAAAATATAAAATAGGCAACAGACTGAACCTGACAGCTGAGTGGGCCATGCGTTTTACGCTGAGCGACAAGCTGGACGGCAGTAAGGATCCCTTAGGCATTAAGAGCAGCGGCCTGTTTAAGAACACCGATGGCTACAGCGTGCTACAAATAGCACTAACCTACGACCTTTGGGAGAAATGCAAAACGTGTAACAACGATAGATATTAA
- a CDS encoding OmpH family outer membrane protein: protein MKRFLVLLVAFVSLNAFAQGDATSSIKFGYLSYQAAIQSMTDYALVQQQMADLKAKYQAEAKRVEDEFNRKYEEFLDGQRDFPKSILQKRQSELQELMQQNILFKNKSTKELEAAEKEAMNALKTRLNETLSAIAQQRGLALIVNTDSDVCPFINPALGEDINEIVKDALK, encoded by the coding sequence ATGAAACGATTCCTCGTACTTCTTGTGGCATTCGTATCGCTCAACGCATTTGCACAGGGCGACGCCACATCATCCATCAAGTTTGGCTACCTGAGCTATCAGGCTGCCATCCAGTCGATGACCGACTACGCGCTGGTTCAGCAGCAGATGGCCGACCTCAAAGCCAAGTATCAGGCAGAGGCCAAGCGTGTAGAAGACGAATTCAACAGGAAGTACGAGGAATTTCTTGATGGTCAGCGCGACTTCCCTAAAAGCATTCTGCAGAAGCGTCAGTCTGAGCTTCAGGAGCTGATGCAGCAGAACATCTTGTTTAAGAACAAGAGCACAAAGGAGCTTGAAGCCGCTGAGAAAGAGGCAATGAATGCCCTCAAGACTCGTCTTAACGAGACGCTTAGCGCCATTGCCCAGCAACGTGGTCTGGCACTCATTGTCAATACCGACAGCGATGTCTGCCCATTCATCAATCCCGCTCTGGGCGAAGATATCAACGAAATAGTTAAGGATGCTCTCAAGTAA
- a CDS encoding OmpH family outer membrane protein yields MKKLIICALCAICGFTTANAQGKFGHVNTQEIMQAMPEFTKAQNEIKALQDQYEADLKSMQDELQKKGEAFEKEQASLPENIKQRRQQELQDMYQKIQQSYQDNQQALQKASAEKMQAIQTKILDAIKAVGQAGQYVYIMENNSLPYISTTLSTDVTAQVKTKLGLK; encoded by the coding sequence ATGAAAAAATTGATTATCTGCGCACTTTGCGCTATCTGCGGTTTCACTACCGCCAATGCACAGGGTAAGTTCGGCCATGTGAACACCCAGGAGATTATGCAGGCCATGCCTGAGTTTACTAAGGCTCAGAACGAGATTAAGGCACTGCAGGACCAGTATGAGGCTGACCTGAAGAGCATGCAGGACGAACTGCAGAAGAAGGGTGAGGCTTTCGAGAAGGAGCAGGCTTCACTGCCCGAGAACATCAAGCAGCGCCGTCAGCAGGAACTGCAGGATATGTATCAGAAGATTCAGCAGAGCTACCAGGACAACCAGCAGGCTTTGCAGAAGGCTTCGGCTGAGAAGATGCAGGCTATCCAGACCAAGATTCTTGATGCTATCAAGGCCGTAGGTCAGGCTGGTCAGTATGTTTACATCATGGAGAACAACTCGCTGCCTTACATCAGCACTACCCTCTCTACCGATGTAACTGCTCAGGTTAAGACAAAGTTAGGTTTGAAGTAA
- a CDS encoding OmpH family outer membrane protein: protein MKKLIICAICAICGFTSINAQKVAVIDMEYILKNIPAYERANEQLGQVSKQWQAEVDALNAEAQTLYKNYQNEVVFLSKEQKKAKQDAIVDKEKQAAELKKHYFGPEGELFKKRTALMNPIQEEVYNVIKDIAELRGYQLVLDRASDAGIIFSSPKIDISSEVLRKLGYAN from the coding sequence ATGAAGAAATTGATTATCTGCGCAATCTGCGCAATCTGTGGTTTCACAAGTATCAACGCCCAGAAGGTGGCAGTGATCGACATGGAGTACATCCTGAAGAATATCCCAGCCTACGAGCGTGCCAACGAGCAGTTAGGTCAGGTATCAAAGCAGTGGCAGGCTGAGGTTGACGCTCTGAATGCCGAAGCCCAGACACTTTATAAGAACTACCAGAACGAGGTGGTGTTCCTCTCGAAGGAACAGAAGAAAGCCAAGCAGGATGCTATCGTTGACAAGGAGAAGCAGGCTGCCGAGCTGAAGAAGCACTACTTCGGTCCAGAGGGCGAGCTGTTTAAGAAGCGTACCGCCTTGATGAACCCCATACAGGAAGAGGTTTACAACGTGATTAAAGATATAGCAGAACTGCGAGGCTATCAGTTGGTACTCGATCGTGCCAGCGATGCCGGTATCATCTTCAGTTCGCCCAAGATTGACATCTCGTCAGAGGTGCTTCGTAAGTTGGGATACGCTAACTAA
- the aroQ gene encoding type II 3-dehydroquinate dehydratase gives MKILIINGPNLNLLGQREPGIYGSSSFDAYLPELRKRFADIDIEYYQSNVEGELINKMQEVGFSYDGIVLNAGAYTHTSIALQDCIRSLKAPVIEVHISNVHQREEFRHKSMISCACKGVILGFGLDSYRLAIEALKG, from the coding sequence ATGAAGATTCTGATTATCAATGGTCCGAACCTGAACTTGTTGGGCCAGAGAGAGCCAGGCATCTATGGTTCGTCGTCGTTCGACGCATACCTGCCTGAGTTGCGTAAGCGCTTTGCCGACATCGACATCGAGTACTATCAGAGCAACGTAGAGGGCGAGCTGATTAACAAGATGCAAGAGGTTGGCTTTAGCTACGACGGCATTGTTCTGAATGCTGGCGCCTACACCCACACCTCTATAGCTCTGCAGGACTGTATCCGTTCGCTCAAGGCACCTGTGATCGAGGTTCACATCTCGAATGTGCACCAGCGCGAGGAGTTCCGTCATAAGTCGATGATTTCATGCGCCTGCAAAGGTGTAATTCTCGGCTTCGGTCTCGACTCGTACCGTTTGGCCATAGAAGCTCTGAAGGGATGA
- the rbfA gene encoding 30S ribosome-binding factor RbfA gives MQETRQNKIARLLQKELSLIFQQQTRATHGVMISVTRTKISPDLSICTAYLSVFPSEKGEEILTNINANTKQIRYELGTRVRNQMRIIPELRFFIDDSLDYIEHIDELLKK, from the coding sequence ATGCAAGAGACAAGACAAAACAAGATTGCGAGATTGCTGCAGAAGGAGCTCTCGCTGATATTCCAACAGCAGACGCGTGCTACTCACGGCGTGATGATATCGGTTACACGTACCAAGATTTCACCCGATCTGAGTATCTGCACCGCTTATCTGAGCGTATTCCCCAGCGAGAAGGGCGAAGAGATATTGACCAACATCAATGCCAATACCAAACAGATACGCTACGAGTTAGGCACTCGCGTAAGAAACCAGATGCGTATCATTCCAGAGCTGCGATTCTTTATCGACGACTCGCTCGACTATATTGAGCACATCGACGAACTTTTGAAAAAGTAA
- the xerD gene encoding site-specific tyrosine recombinase XerD: protein MIDQKGIVKAYVRYLKLQRNMSGNTLDAYQRDLRKLLDYLEHEQLAISDVTLADLEHFSASLHDIGIHPRSQCRILSGIRSFFKFVQLDGYRDDDPTELLESPQIGDHLPEVLTTQEVDRLEESIDLSKWEGHRNRAIIEVLFSCGLRVSELVNLKLSDLYLDEEYVRVLGKGSKERLVPISPKAIQELRFWFNVRNLMKIKPGEEDYVFLNRRGAHLTRTMILIMIKAQAKEARIQKTISPHTLRHSFATALLEGGADLRFIQALLGHEDIGTTEIYTHIDTSTLRQEILEHHPRNKKTNLK from the coding sequence ATGATTGACCAAAAGGGCATTGTAAAGGCTTATGTACGCTATCTGAAGCTGCAACGTAATATGTCGGGTAATACGCTCGATGCCTATCAGCGCGACTTGCGTAAATTGCTTGACTATCTCGAACATGAGCAGCTTGCTATAAGCGATGTGACGTTAGCCGATTTGGAACATTTCTCGGCCAGTTTGCATGATATCGGTATTCATCCTCGTTCGCAATGTCGCATTCTGAGTGGTATCCGTAGCTTCTTTAAGTTTGTACAGTTGGATGGCTATCGTGATGACGATCCTACCGAATTGTTGGAGTCGCCACAGATTGGCGACCATCTGCCCGAGGTGCTCACCACACAGGAGGTTGACCGCCTCGAAGAAAGCATCGACCTTTCCAAATGGGAAGGGCATCGCAATCGTGCAATCATTGAGGTGCTCTTTTCGTGTGGCTTACGTGTCAGCGAGTTGGTTAACCTCAAACTTTCCGATCTTTATCTCGACGAAGAGTATGTGCGTGTGCTGGGTAAAGGCTCCAAGGAACGTTTGGTGCCTATCTCGCCCAAGGCCATTCAGGAACTGCGTTTTTGGTTTAATGTTCGTAACTTGATGAAGATTAAGCCTGGCGAGGAAGACTATGTGTTCCTGAATCGTCGCGGTGCCCATCTTACTCGCACCATGATTCTCATTATGATCAAAGCCCAGGCCAAAGAAGCCCGTATTCAAAAAACGATATCTCCCCATACCTTGCGTCACTCCTTTGCCACTGCCTTGCTCGAAGGCGGCGCCGACCTTCGCTTTATCCAAGCCCTTTTAGGTCACGAAGATATCGGTACGACAGAAATCTATACCCACATAGATACTTCAACCCTAAGACAAGAAATCTTAGAGCATCATCCACGAAATAAGAAAACTAACCTAAAGTGA
- a CDS encoding O-methyltransferase, protein MTLDEYILQHTEPEPDYLYRLWRATHIHTIHGRMASGHLQGRLLKMLVKMIRPQNILEIGTFSGYSAISMAEGLDEGGRLYTFEINDEMEDFTRPWIEGSSVGDKIEFIIGDALQEAPKLGIAFDMAFMDGDKRTYRDCYEMVMSILKPGGFILADNTLWDGHVIDHAYDKDRQTQGIETFNDYIARDARVEQVILPLRDGLSLIRKKDI, encoded by the coding sequence ATGACGCTCGACGAGTATATCCTGCAGCATACGGAGCCAGAGCCCGACTACCTGTACCGACTATGGCGCGCCACCCACATACACACCATTCACGGACGTATGGCGAGTGGACACTTGCAAGGCCGACTGCTCAAGATGCTGGTGAAGATGATTCGCCCCCAGAACATCTTAGAGATAGGCACCTTTAGCGGCTACAGCGCTATATCGATGGCAGAGGGATTGGACGAAGGCGGACGCCTATATACCTTCGAGATTAACGACGAGATGGAGGACTTTACCCGTCCGTGGATAGAAGGTTCGAGTGTGGGTGATAAGATAGAGTTCATCATTGGCGATGCGTTACAAGAGGCCCCCAAGTTAGGCATAGCCTTTGATATGGCTTTCATGGATGGTGACAAGCGCACCTATCGCGACTGTTACGAGATGGTGATGAGCATACTGAAGCCCGGCGGTTTTATACTGGCCGACAACACACTTTGGGACGGACATGTGATAGACCATGCCTACGATAAGGACCGACAAACCCAAGGCATTGAGACATTTAACGACTATATAGCCCGCGACGCTCGCGTAGAGCAGGTGATACTGCCACTGAGAGACGGGTTGTCACTGATAAGAAAAAAAGATATTTAG
- the murI gene encoding glutamate racemase: MLSSNPGPIGIFDSGYGGLTILHGIRQLLPEYDYLYLGDNARAPYGPRSFDVVYEFTRQAVVKLFEMGCHLVILGCNTASAKALRTIQQNDLPKIDPERRVLGIIRPTAEVIGDLTTSKHVGVLATEGTIKSESYDLEIHKLFPDIKVSGVACPFWVPLVEYNEADSPGADYFVKKRIDEIMRKDPDIDTIILGCTHYPLLMPKILKYLPAGVRVVPQGEYVAESLKQYLERHPNIEAKCSKGAGVHYLTTENPNKFKEQAQIFLHEPVEVDNITLG, from the coding sequence ATGCTCTCAAGTAATCCAGGACCAATTGGTATTTTTGATAGCGGTTACGGCGGACTCACCATCCTGCATGGCATCCGTCAACTGCTTCCCGAATACGATTATCTTTATTTGGGCGACAATGCCCGTGCGCCTTATGGACCACGTTCGTTCGACGTGGTTTATGAGTTTACGCGCCAAGCCGTAGTAAAACTGTTTGAGATGGGTTGCCACCTGGTTATCTTAGGTTGTAACACAGCCTCGGCCAAGGCACTACGCACCATCCAGCAGAACGATCTTCCAAAGATTGATCCCGAACGTCGCGTGTTGGGTATCATCCGTCCTACAGCCGAGGTGATTGGCGATCTTACCACTTCCAAGCATGTAGGCGTACTAGCCACCGAAGGAACCATCAAGAGTGAGAGCTACGACCTTGAAATTCACAAGCTTTTTCCTGACATCAAGGTATCAGGCGTGGCCTGTCCCTTCTGGGTGCCACTGGTAGAATACAACGAGGCCGACTCGCCAGGTGCCGATTACTTCGTAAAGAAACGCATCGACGAAATCATGCGTAAGGATCCCGACATCGATACCATCATCTTAGGCTGCACCCATTATCCCTTATTGATGCCTAAGATTCTGAAGTATCTGCCCGCAGGAGTACGCGTCGTCCCCCAAGGCGAATACGTAGCCGAGAGTTTGAAACAATATTTGGAGCGCCATCCAAATATCGAAGCCAAATGCTCTAAAGGTGCAGGTGTACACTACCTCACCACCGAGAACCCCAACAAGTTCAAGGAACAAGCACAAATCTTCCTCCACGAACCCGTAGAGGTAGATAACATCACTTTAGGTTAG
- a CDS encoding outer membrane protein assembly factor, with product MKGLVKGILPVCLLTFLPFTASAQDKIVNPDISYAGTPRTCEIGGIAVEGVEGYEDYVLAGLSGLTVGQEIEVPGSQITEAVKRYWRNGLFSKVQITADSIVGNKIYLCIHLGMRPRIKTINYNGIKKAEREDMEAKLGMVKGMSLTRNIIDRAKILAKKYFDDKGYKNAEIDIIQHEDASGQVTLDVNIDKKDKMKVRQLVFQGNDKLKTGKIKGSLFGKGAFGKIHEAGKFTNFFKAKKFTDERYKEAKQALIDKYNELGFRDATIVEDSVYPCDDKHVNILVKIDEGEKYFVRDITWVGNTVVTTDYLNAVLGMKKGDVYNQKHIDKRLREDEDAAGNYYYNNGYVFSNIDPVEVNIDGDSIDIEMRVTEGPQAHLNHVRIYGNDRLYEEVVRRELRTKPGDLFNKEALTRSVRDIASMGFFDPEKVVPDIKPNVEDGSVDVNWRLEQKSNDQLEFSLGWGQTGIIGKIGIKFNNFSIRNLFGKNKLHRGILPYGDGEQLGFSFQTNGSYYSSLSANYGTNWFGGKRPNSLNVGVFYSKQSDISSYYRNNSFYNNYYMYSGGYGSYNNYYYNYESMLDDDKTMTVFGASLGWGKRLRWPDDYFQLSAQLGFSRYMLRDWSYFYIHNGNCNNINLGLTLSRTSTDNQLFPRRGSEFMASVTVTPPWSLFDNKDYANLAKNSNSATYEDELQDVYRWIEYHKWKFKSRTFTALTGGQKCFVLMTRVEMGLLGSYNSNKRSPFETFYVGGDGMSGYSYGYSEETIGLRGYENGSLSYSSAYETMMKGGTISSYNSYAYDRFTLELRYPFMLGNTTIYGLGFLEGGNAWANAKDFNPFKMKRSAGLGVRIFLPMVGLMGIDWAYGFDNVYTSQYGAQKKGGSNFHFILGQEF from the coding sequence GTGAAAGGACTGGTGAAAGGTATCTTACCTGTTTGCCTTTTAACCTTTTTACCTTTCACTGCTTCTGCTCAGGATAAGATTGTAAACCCTGATATCTCGTACGCCGGTACACCTCGTACCTGCGAAATCGGTGGTATCGCAGTTGAGGGTGTTGAGGGATACGAGGATTATGTATTAGCTGGTCTCTCGGGACTGACAGTAGGTCAGGAGATTGAGGTGCCCGGTTCGCAGATTACCGAAGCCGTAAAGCGCTACTGGCGTAACGGACTGTTCTCGAAGGTTCAGATTACTGCCGACTCGATTGTTGGCAACAAAATTTATCTGTGCATTCACTTAGGTATGCGTCCACGTATCAAGACCATCAACTACAACGGTATCAAAAAGGCCGAGCGCGAGGATATGGAGGCTAAGCTGGGTATGGTTAAGGGTATGAGTTTGACTCGTAACATCATCGACCGTGCCAAGATCTTGGCTAAGAAATACTTCGACGACAAGGGTTACAAGAATGCCGAGATCGACATCATACAGCATGAGGACGCCTCTGGACAGGTAACACTTGACGTAAACATCGACAAGAAAGACAAAATGAAGGTACGCCAGCTGGTGTTCCAGGGTAACGACAAGCTGAAGACTGGCAAGATTAAAGGCTCGCTGTTTGGCAAGGGTGCTTTCGGAAAGATTCACGAAGCAGGTAAGTTTACCAACTTCTTCAAGGCCAAGAAGTTTACCGACGAGCGCTATAAGGAGGCAAAGCAGGCTCTGATCGACAAATATAACGAGTTAGGTTTCCGCGATGCAACCATCGTCGAGGATTCGGTTTATCCTTGCGACGACAAGCACGTAAACATCTTAGTAAAGATCGACGAAGGTGAGAAATACTTTGTACGCGATATCACATGGGTAGGTAACACTGTGGTTACAACCGACTACCTGAATGCCGTATTAGGCATGAAGAAGGGTGATGTATATAACCAGAAGCACATCGACAAGCGCCTGCGTGAAGACGAGGATGCCGCTGGTAACTATTACTATAACAACGGTTATGTTTTCTCGAATATCGACCCTGTTGAGGTAAACATCGACGGAGACTCTATCGATATCGAGATGCGTGTAACCGAAGGTCCTCAGGCTCACCTGAACCATGTCCGTATCTATGGTAACGACCGTTTGTACGAAGAGGTGGTACGTCGTGAGTTGCGCACCAAGCCAGGCGACCTGTTCAACAAGGAGGCACTGACACGTTCGGTACGTGATATCGCATCAATGGGATTCTTTGATCCTGAAAAGGTTGTTCCAGATATCAAGCCAAACGTTGAGGATGGTTCGGTTGACGTGAACTGGCGCCTGGAGCAGAAGAGTAACGACCAGCTGGAGTTCTCATTAGGTTGGGGACAGACCGGTATCATCGGTAAGATTGGTATCAAGTTCAACAACTTCTCTATCCGTAACCTGTTTGGTAAGAACAAACTGCACCGCGGTATTCTGCCTTATGGCGATGGTGAGCAGCTGGGTTTCAGCTTCCAGACCAATGGTAGCTACTATAGTTCACTGAGTGCCAACTACGGTACCAACTGGTTTGGTGGCAAGCGTCCTAACAGTTTGAATGTGGGTGTGTTCTACTCTAAGCAGAGCGACATCTCAAGTTACTACCGTAACAATTCATTCTACAACAACTACTACATGTACAGCGGTGGCTACGGTTCATACAATAATTACTATTACAACTATGAGTCGATGCTCGACGATGATAAGACCATGACCGTATTCGGTGCATCGTTAGGATGGGGTAAGCGTCTGCGCTGGCCCGACGACTACTTCCAACTGTCGGCACAGCTCGGTTTCTCACGCTACATGCTGCGCGACTGGAGCTACTTCTACATCCACAACGGTAACTGTAACAATATCAACCTTGGTTTGACATTGAGTCGTACATCTACCGACAACCAGCTGTTCCCACGTCGTGGTTCAGAGTTCATGGCATCTGTAACCGTTACACCACCTTGGTCGCTCTTCGACAATAAGGACTATGCTAATCTGGCCAAGAACTCTAACTCGGCTACCTACGAGGACGAGTTGCAGGACGTTTATCGCTGGATTGAGTACCACAAGTGGAAGTTTAAGAGTCGCACCTTTACAGCCCTCACAGGCGGTCAGAAGTGCTTTGTGCTGATGACCCGTGTAGAGATGGGACTGTTAGGCAGCTACAACAGCAATAAGCGCTCACCATTCGAGACCTTCTACGTGGGTGGTGACGGTATGAGCGGATACTCATACGGCTACTCGGAAGAGACCATTGGACTGCGCGGATACGAGAATGGATCACTCTCTTACTCTTCGGCCTACGAGACCATGATGAAGGGTGGTACCATCTCATCTTACAACTCTTACGCTTACGACCGATTCACACTCGAGCTGCGCTACCCATTCATGCTGGGTAACACTACTATCTACGGACTGGGCTTCCTGGAGGGTGGTAACGCTTGGGCCAACGCCAAGGACTTCAACCCATTCAAGATGAAGCGTTCGGCAGGTCTCGGTGTTCGTATCTTCCTGCCTATGGTTGGTTTGATGGGTATCGACTGGGCATACGGTTTCGACAATGTTTACACCAGCCAGTATGGTGCACAGAAGAAGGGCGGAAGCAACTTCCACTTCATTCTCGGTCAGGAATTCTAA
- a CDS encoding isoprenyl transferase, with amino-acid sequence MKELLDMNRIPQHIAIIMDGNGRWAMERGKDRSFGHQAGVDAVRRITSECTRLGVKFLTLYTFSTENWNRPADEVAALMGLVLTSLEDEIFMKNNVRFRVVGDRSRIPDTVNKKLAETEEHTAKNDAMTMVVALSYSSKLELTTATKQIAQEVKEGKLDVNSITEETINERLWTNFMPDPELLIRTGGEIRISNYLLWQIAYSELYFCDTYWPDFMEEDLHKAIYSYQSRQRRFGKTEAQVEAEEKK; translated from the coding sequence ATGAAGGAACTTTTAGACATGAACAGGATTCCCCAGCACATTGCCATCATTATGGACGGTAATGGACGTTGGGCCATGGAGCGTGGTAAAGACCGTAGTTTTGGCCACCAGGCAGGTGTAGACGCAGTGCGCCGCATCACTTCTGAGTGTACCCGACTGGGAGTCAAGTTCTTAACGCTATACACCTTCTCTACGGAGAACTGGAATCGTCCAGCCGACGAGGTTGCAGCCCTGATGGGACTGGTACTCACATCGCTTGAGGACGAGATCTTCATGAAGAATAACGTACGCTTCCGCGTGGTGGGCGACCGTTCACGTATCCCCGATACCGTAAACAAGAAGTTGGCCGAGACCGAGGAGCATACTGCCAAGAACGACGCCATGACCATGGTAGTAGCACTGAGCTACTCATCGAAGCTGGAGCTGACCACAGCTACCAAGCAGATTGCTCAGGAGGTAAAGGAAGGAAAACTGGATGTAAACAGCATTACCGAGGAGACCATTAACGAACGTTTGTGGACTAATTTCATGCCCGATCCAGAGTTGCTGATCCGTACTGGTGGTGAGATTCGTATATCAAACTATCTGTTGTGGCAGATTGCCTACTCAGAGCTTTACTTCTGCGATACATACTGGCCCGATTTTATGGAAGAGGACCTGCATAAGGCCATCTATAGTTACCAGAGCCGCCAGCGCAGATTCGGCAAGACAGAGGCACAGGTAGAGGCCGAAGAGAAAAAGTAA